AAATATAATAAAAATTTAATTTTAATAATTTCAAATAAAAATTATTTTAATTTTAGACTCAATGAAAAATTGAAAAATAATAATGAAATGGGAATTTCATTATAAATTTCATTAATCATTAGTTATCTGATTATTCTTCTGCTTCCTCTTCTTCAGGATTTAAGATATCAGATATGGATTTGCTACCTGCTTTGGTAACAACAGTGTTAATTAAAACAATATCTTCAGAGATAGTGTTTCCTCTTACGGTTTTTCTTCTTTTAACACCATCGCCTATAGGTTTGTAGCCTACTCCACCGGTTAAAAGACTTTTGATTCTTCTA
This window of the Methanobrevibacter ruminantium genome carries:
- a CDS encoding 30S ribosomal protein S6e, which gives rise to MAFKIVVSEKELSYQLEVDDGKQLNGLKIGEEFDGQIVGLDGYTLKITGGSDKNGFAMKKDVDGPRRIKSLLTGGVGYKPIGDGVKRRKTVRGNTISEDIVLINTVVTKAGSKSISDILNPEEEEAEE